A window from Xiphophorus maculatus strain JP 163 A chromosome 17, X_maculatus-5.0-male, whole genome shotgun sequence encodes these proteins:
- the LOC102231113 gene encoding histone H1-like, with the protein METLLRRLQTSRLSCLFTVLMDVISSASHSRIHHFLRIMAEVAPAPAPAKAPAKAPAKAPKKKSGTKAKKDGPSLAKLIVAAVAESKERKGMSVAALKKILAGKGVDVAKANKRINTAVTKLVTKGTLSQTKGTGASGSFKLAKKEPTAAKPAKKVVKKKAPAKAKKPAPKKATTPKKPAAKKAAAKKSPKKAAAKKSPKKAAAKKSPKKVVKKSPKKPAAKKPKAAKKPAAKKTGAKKPAAKKAKK; encoded by the coding sequence atggagACGCTTTTAAGGCGGCTGCAGACTAGCCGACTGAGTTGTCTCTTCACGGTTCTCATGGATGTTATAAGTTCCGCCTCGCACTCGAGGATCCATCATTTTCTGAGAATCATGGCAGAAGTAGCTCCAGCACCCGCACCGGCTAAAGCTCCGGCTAAAGCTCCGGCTAAAGCCCCGAAGAAGAAGTCCGGTACCAAGGCTAAAAAAGATGGACCCAGTCTCGCTAAACTCATCGTGGCCGCCGTGGCCGAGTCCAAAGAGCGCAAGGGGATGTCTGTGGCGGCGCTCAAGAAGATCCTGGCCGGGAAAGGCGTCGATGTGGCCAAGGCCAACAAGCGCATCAACACCGCCGTTACCAAGCTTGTGACGAAGGGAACTCTTAGCCAAACTAAGGGGACCGGAGCATCCGGGTCCTTCAAGCTCGCTAAGAAGGAGCCCACAGCCGCCAAACCGGCCAAGAAGGTGGTGAAGAAGAAGGCTCCCGCCAAGGCAAAGAAACCAGCTCCCAAGAAGGCCACAACACCCAAGAAACCCGCCGCTAAGAAAGCAGCAGCCAAGAAATCTCCGAAGAAGGCAGCAGCCAAGAAATCTCCGAAAAAGGCAGCGGCCAAGAAATCTCCGAAAAAGGTGGTAAAGAAGAGCCCTAAAAAGCCCGCCGCTAAGAAGCCAAAGGCTGCTAAGAAGCCTGCAGCCAAGAAAACGGGAGCCAAAAAACCCGCAGCGAAGAAGGCCAAGAAGTAA